Proteins encoded in a region of the uncultured Paludibaculum sp. genome:
- a CDS encoding ferredoxin family protein: MAYVIAEPCVGTKDTACVDACPVDCIHPKKDEPAYETSELLYIDPVECIDCGACVPVCPVSAIFALDDLPEKWAEYTAKNAAYYGQ, translated from the coding sequence ATGGCTTACGTGATCGCTGAACCTTGCGTCGGGACGAAAGATACTGCGTGTGTGGACGCTTGCCCGGTCGACTGCATCCACCCGAAGAAGGACGAGCCCGCGTACGAGACCAGCGAACTGTTGTACATCGATCCCGTGGAATGCATCGACTGTGGCGCGTGCGTGCCCGTCTGCCCGGTATCGGCGATTTTCGCGCTAGACGATCTGCCGGAGAAGTGGGCCGAGTACACGGCCAAGAACGCTGCCTATTACGGCCAGTAG